In a genomic window of Pedobacter sp. KBS0701:
- a CDS encoding SusC/RagA family TonB-linked outer membrane protein — translation MKKLLQSLFILLFVASAAMAQERTITGTVTSSDDKLPIPGVSVKVKGTQAGTITDANGKYSIKIATGTTTLEFSYIGYIAETKAVGTSNSINVVLVSDSKVLSDVVVTANSISRDKRSLGYSAPTLNNTELTSGGSPSAISSLAGKVAGVNVTSTSNTPGSSARVVLRGGSSISGSNQALIVVDGVPIDNSSVIGGASVLSSVDFGNRGNDLAADDIESVTVLKGPAAAALYGSRASNGALIITTKKGSKEKATITFTTSNTFSNVVKLPDLQNEYGQGYYDVVAPDGKSATFVTDLKENGSWGAPFTGVVQGWGQQIDGVRLTKPYSALPNNVRDFFDTGFATDNSVSISGGGKSTTFYLGINALSSDGVFPTNKDKYNKYGVRFNGTADLADKLTAGISFNYNRIDANQVGGGQGAASVFNNVLQTARDIDLPALRDLNNKYYGYGYTDAAGIPHPNSYGYYGTYTQNPYWVLENFANYDDVSRVTGNFNLNYKPLKWLDIQERVGIDTYSDRRRTISPKYSFVDIDQTAEYAGNNTRTNVGAYQIDQYNVTELVHDFMVTAKHQFNEDFEGSLMVGNNIRQRGTNTLSSATNTSGGLVVPGWYNLSNSNGPINIIADNLSKRRLIGLYADLNLSYKNFLFLEATARNDWSSTLPKSNNSFFYPSVSGSFVFTELLKDSPVSSVLNYGKLRSSWAQVGNDTDPYQLLSTYGKTTINGSFGSTVFPFGNVAALTPGSTLGNVNLKPEITTAFEIGADLGFLNNRITIDASYYKSNSKNQILAIPIPNSTGYGFSVVNAGEVQNKGVELSLRGTVLKSADFEWGLYGSFTKNNNKVVSLMPGIDQFVVGGFSGMSIVAAVGKPYGEFYGVTTLKDDQGRTVVDKTTGMPLSTSKAEYLGNYNPKYQASWGTSIRYKQLSLNVLFDTKQGGKFYSRTRSTLAFVGASAETGGNRFGEIWPNSVYQDASGAFVPNTTVGYVKQDYYGGSLPAGFGIVDGSFVKLRSASLSYAFNKAQLKRLPFSSIAVGLYGNNLFMWTASENQFADPEINSAGAGNTQGFDFTAQPSVRNYGINLKVTF, via the coding sequence ATGAAAAAACTTCTACAAAGTTTGTTCATACTTTTGTTTGTTGCATCTGCTGCAATGGCTCAAGAAAGAACAATTACTGGTACGGTAACTTCTTCAGACGACAAGCTGCCGATACCTGGAGTAAGTGTAAAAGTAAAAGGTACCCAAGCAGGTACTATTACAGATGCTAATGGAAAGTATTCCATTAAAATTGCTACAGGTACAACAACATTAGAATTCTCTTATATAGGTTACATTGCGGAGACTAAAGCTGTTGGCACTTCAAATTCAATTAATGTAGTTTTGGTATCCGATTCGAAGGTACTAAGTGATGTTGTCGTGACGGCAAACTCCATTTCAAGAGATAAAAGAAGCTTAGGTTATTCTGCTCCAACTTTAAACAATACTGAATTAACTTCTGGTGGAAGCCCAAGTGCAATTAGTTCTCTAGCGGGTAAAGTGGCTGGTGTTAACGTTACTTCTACTTCGAATACTCCAGGAAGTTCGGCGAGAGTTGTACTACGAGGTGGGTCGTCTATTTCTGGATCTAACCAGGCGTTAATAGTGGTTGATGGGGTTCCTATCGATAACTCAAGTGTTATTGGTGGAGCTTCAGTATTGTCGAGTGTTGATTTTGGTAACCGTGGTAATGATTTAGCTGCTGATGATATCGAGTCTGTAACAGTGCTAAAAGGCCCTGCTGCCGCTGCACTTTATGGTTCTAGGGCATCCAATGGTGCTTTGATCATTACAACCAAAAAAGGATCAAAAGAAAAAGCAACCATCACTTTTACTACATCTAATACTTTTTCAAACGTAGTTAAACTACCTGATCTTCAAAATGAGTATGGTCAAGGTTATTACGATGTTGTTGCTCCAGATGGAAAATCTGCTACGTTTGTAACCGATCTTAAAGAAAACGGAAGCTGGGGTGCTCCATTTACTGGAGTTGTTCAGGGATGGGGACAACAAATTGACGGTGTTAGATTAACAAAACCTTACTCTGCTCTTCCAAATAATGTCCGGGATTTCTTTGATACAGGCTTTGCAACAGATAATAGTGTCAGTATCTCTGGTGGTGGAAAAAGCACTACCTTCTATTTAGGCATTAATGCACTTAGTTCTGATGGAGTATTTCCAACCAACAAAGATAAATATAATAAATACGGCGTTAGATTTAATGGAACAGCTGATTTAGCTGACAAACTTACGGCTGGAATATCTTTCAATTATAATAGAATTGATGCTAATCAAGTTGGAGGTGGTCAAGGCGCTGCTTCTGTTTTTAATAATGTGTTACAAACTGCCAGGGATATTGATTTACCTGCATTAAGAGATTTAAATAATAAATATTATGGTTACGGTTATACCGATGCGGCAGGTATTCCACATCCTAATTCTTATGGATATTACGGAACTTACACTCAAAATCCATACTGGGTACTAGAAAATTTTGCAAACTACGATGATGTGAGCAGGGTTACAGGTAACTTTAATTTAAATTATAAACCATTAAAATGGTTGGATATTCAGGAAAGAGTTGGTATTGATACTTATTCGGACAGAAGAAGAACAATATCTCCTAAATATAGCTTTGTTGACATAGATCAAACTGCAGAATATGCAGGGAATAATACCAGAACCAATGTTGGTGCCTATCAAATAGATCAATATAATGTTACCGAATTGGTTCATGATTTTATGGTTACCGCTAAACATCAATTTAACGAGGATTTTGAGGGATCGTTAATGGTGGGTAATAACATCAGACAAAGAGGAACAAATACACTTAGTTCTGCTACCAACACATCTGGTGGTTTAGTAGTTCCAGGGTGGTACAATTTGTCAAACAGTAATGGTCCGATAAATATTATTGCAGATAATTTATCAAAAAGAAGACTAATTGGTCTTTATGCCGATTTGAACTTATCTTATAAAAATTTCTTGTTTTTAGAGGCTACAGCAAGAAATGACTGGTCTTCAACATTACCAAAAAGTAATAATTCATTCTTTTACCCAAGTGTAAGTGGCTCTTTCGTTTTTACCGAATTACTTAAAGACTCGCCTGTATCAAGTGTTTTAAACTATGGGAAATTAAGATCAAGCTGGGCTCAGGTGGGTAATGATACCGATCCTTATCAGTTGCTATCTACTTATGGAAAAACGACTATAAACGGTAGTTTTGGAAGCACGGTCTTTCCTTTTGGTAACGTTGCCGCCTTAACACCAGGTTCAACCTTAGGTAATGTAAATCTTAAGCCTGAAATTACCACAGCTTTTGAAATTGGTGCAGATTTAGGCTTCTTAAATAACAGGATCACGATAGATGCAAGTTATTACAAAAGCAATTCTAAAAATCAGATTTTGGCCATTCCGATTCCTAACTCAACAGGTTACGGATTTAGCGTAGTTAACGCGGGTGAAGTTCAAAATAAAGGTGTGGAGTTAAGCTTAAGAGGAACTGTATTAAAATCTGCTGATTTTGAGTGGGGTTTATACGGATCATTTACTAAAAACAACAACAAAGTAGTTTCACTAATGCCTGGGATTGATCAGTTTGTAGTGGGTGGATTCTCTGGAATGTCGATCGTTGCTGCGGTAGGTAAACCATACGGTGAGTTTTATGGTGTTACTACATTAAAAGATGATCAGGGAAGAACTGTTGTTGACAAAACAACAGGTATGCCGTTGAGTACTTCTAAAGCAGAATATCTGGGCAATTACAATCCTAAATATCAGGCTTCATGGGGTACTAGTATTAGGTATAAACAATTGTCTTTGAATGTCCTGTTTGATACTAAACAAGGTGGGAAATTCTATTCTAGAACAAGATCAACGTTAGCCTTTGTCGGTGCTTCCGCAGAAACCGGTGGAAATAGATTTGGAGAAATCTGGCCTAATTCTGTTTATCAGGACGCTTCCGGGGCATTCGTTCCAAATACAACTGTGGGTTATGTTAAACAAGATTATTATGGTGGTAGCTTACCAGCGGGGTTTGGTATAGTTGATGGCTCTTTCGTAAAATTACGTTCTGCTAGTCTTTCTTATGCCTTTAACAAAGCTCAGCTTAAACGCCTGCCATTCAGTTCTATAGCCGTAGGTCTTTATGGAAACAATTTATTTATGTGGACAGCTAGTGAGAATCAGTTTGCTGACCCAGAAATTAACTCAGCAGGTGCTGGAAATACTCAAGGATTTGACTTTACTGCGCAGCCATCGGTTCGTAATTATGGTATCAACCTTAAAGTTACATTTTAA
- a CDS encoding TonB-dependent receptor, with amino-acid sequence MKKLLQSLFILLFIATSAIAQDRTITGTVTAQEDGLPLPGVSVKIKGASGGTTTGADGRYSLKVANKATTLEFSYIGFLSQTKAIGGSNVINIQLQSDSKTLSDVVVTGYTTQSKKDVTGSIASVSGEKLKNQPVQSFEQALAGKAAGVNIIQPNGLLNNPPVFRVRGVNSISLSSYPLIIVDGIPVFTGDQSTNSAAGNALGDINPADIESIDILKDAASSAIYGSRAANGVVVITTKKGKQGSTKVNYEGWVGTSKAQNLNPLLNAAEYVQIKNEARTNIGLAPAFFLQTKTDGTQVETNWYDYAYRTATSQNHALNFSGATDKTSYFVSLGYSNQEGFIINNSFERKNGRVNLDHKLFKNVTIGTNFSYSNTLNRAPNTGSLPGSSFNTGGLGRLAIVLPPNVSPYNEDGSYNVAGSAIGLGANLIASNYPNAAVLVNLDKNTSESDRLIANGYVSVQLLKGLTFKTNYSIDNLKLDNNVFVNRLQGDGFAYNGGATSNYVKNSRWNWSNTLNYSNTFGDHTIGGFIGAEDQYTKSYGYGATRQNVIDPFIEVYQGSFGAITPANLIQFDNAFRSFFGSVNYDYKKKYYITGSFRRDGYSGLSAGNKYGNFGGASAGWALSEESFYKNSGISKILTRFKIRGSYGEVGNINIGNYPALFLYSPGLYGSDAALSFSQAGNPNLTWETSKKADIGVNLEFLGGRFTLDVDYYHNNIDNLIQNAPQAPSKGIPNNAITTNVGKMYNKGFEFAVNSRNFDTDNFTWSTSFTFSTLKNEVTALGNNDADLFGVTQLETANITRVGYPIGSIYTVPTAGVDPATGERIFVNRFGQKLRFSFQRAAAARYQYLEGPNAGTNAPAIDAALDATITGQAIPKWFGGLDNNFRYKAFDLTLGLTFSGGNKVYYGSLAGLRDQRFWNNEAGMMNRWTTPGQITDIPRVVYGDNVSNGSAFAQSQNVFSGNFLKVRNLAIGYTLPKSLLNKYGISNVRVYAQSSNLWIISDYPGPDPEVSVNGNSTAAGNSGSLAPGVDRNSVPSARTFTFGINVGF; translated from the coding sequence ATGAAAAAACTTCTACAAAGTTTGTTCATATTGCTATTTATTGCCACCTCAGCAATAGCGCAAGACCGAACAATCACTGGAACAGTTACGGCTCAGGAAGATGGATTACCGCTCCCTGGCGTAAGTGTTAAAATTAAAGGTGCATCAGGCGGAACCACTACTGGTGCGGATGGTAGATATTCCCTTAAAGTCGCAAACAAAGCTACCACTCTAGAATTCTCCTATATTGGTTTCTTAAGTCAAACCAAAGCCATCGGCGGTAGTAATGTAATTAACATACAACTGCAAAGCGATTCTAAAACACTATCTGATGTAGTGGTAACAGGTTATACTACACAGTCAAAAAAGGATGTTACCGGATCAATAGCGAGTGTGAGCGGAGAAAAATTAAAAAACCAACCCGTACAGAGTTTCGAACAAGCGTTAGCTGGTAAGGCTGCGGGTGTGAATATTATTCAGCCAAACGGATTGCTAAATAATCCTCCGGTTTTTAGGGTGCGTGGAGTAAATTCCATCTCTTTAAGTTCTTATCCGCTAATTATTGTAGATGGTATTCCGGTATTCACGGGCGATCAATCAACAAATAGTGCCGCTGGAAATGCCTTAGGAGACATTAACCCTGCAGATATAGAATCGATTGATATCTTAAAAGATGCTGCATCATCAGCCATTTATGGTTCGAGGGCAGCCAATGGGGTTGTGGTAATCACAACTAAAAAAGGTAAACAAGGATCAACAAAGGTAAATTATGAGGGCTGGGTTGGTACATCCAAAGCACAGAATCTAAACCCTTTGTTAAATGCAGCCGAGTATGTACAAATTAAGAATGAGGCAAGAACTAACATTGGTTTAGCACCTGCATTCTTTTTGCAAACAAAAACGGATGGTACCCAGGTAGAAACCAACTGGTACGACTATGCTTACAGAACCGCGACCTCTCAAAATCATGCATTGAATTTTTCCGGGGCAACAGATAAAACATCTTATTTTGTTTCTTTAGGATACAGTAATCAGGAAGGTTTCATTATCAATAACTCATTTGAAAGAAAAAATGGACGTGTAAATCTTGATCATAAATTATTCAAAAATGTGACTATCGGTACCAACTTCTCGTATAGTAACACGTTGAACCGGGCGCCAAATACGGGGTCTCTTCCAGGTTCATCATTTAATACTGGTGGTTTAGGTCGATTAGCTATTGTACTTCCTCCAAACGTTTCACCATATAATGAAGATGGCTCATATAATGTTGCCGGTTCAGCCATAGGTTTAGGGGCAAACCTAATTGCATCAAATTATCCTAACGCAGCTGTTTTGGTAAATCTTGATAAAAATACTTCAGAAAGCGATAGATTAATTGCAAACGGGTATGTCTCTGTTCAGTTGTTAAAGGGTTTAACATTTAAAACCAATTATAGCATTGATAATTTAAAACTTGATAATAATGTTTTTGTAAACAGATTGCAGGGAGATGGATTTGCATACAATGGCGGCGCAACCAGTAATTATGTTAAAAATAGCCGATGGAACTGGTCGAATACTTTAAATTATTCCAATACTTTTGGCGATCATACTATTGGTGGTTTTATCGGTGCAGAAGATCAGTATACTAAGTCGTATGGTTATGGTGCAACACGCCAAAATGTTATCGATCCGTTCATTGAGGTTTATCAAGGATCGTTTGGGGCAATTACACCGGCTAATTTAATACAATTCGATAATGCTTTCCGTTCATTTTTCGGTAGTGTTAACTATGATTACAAAAAGAAATATTACATCACAGGGTCTTTCCGCCGTGATGGATACTCTGGTTTATCAGCAGGAAACAAATATGGTAACTTTGGCGGTGCTTCTGCCGGATGGGCCCTTTCAGAAGAATCTTTTTACAAAAATTCAGGGATCAGTAAAATTTTAACCCGCTTTAAAATTCGAGGTAGTTATGGTGAAGTTGGTAATATCAATATTGGTAATTATCCGGCATTGTTTTTATATAGTCCAGGGTTGTACGGTTCAGATGCAGCATTGTCTTTTTCTCAAGCGGGAAATCCTAATTTAACCTGGGAAACCAGTAAAAAAGCTGATATTGGTGTGAACCTGGAGTTTTTAGGAGGCCGTTTCACACTAGATGTTGATTATTACCACAATAACATAGATAATCTAATTCAAAATGCCCCTCAGGCACCCTCGAAAGGGATACCAAACAATGCAATTACAACAAACGTAGGTAAAATGTATAACAAAGGGTTTGAATTTGCTGTTAATTCAAGAAACTTTGATACTGATAATTTTACGTGGTCTACTTCATTTACTTTCAGTACTCTGAAAAATGAGGTAACTGCATTAGGTAATAACGATGCCGATCTTTTTGGTGTAACCCAGTTGGAAACGGCTAATATTACCCGTGTCGGTTATCCAATTGGATCAATTTACACTGTACCAACCGCAGGTGTGGACCCAGCTACTGGTGAACGAATTTTTGTGAATAGATTTGGACAAAAATTAAGATTTAGCTTCCAGAGAGCAGCAGCAGCACGTTATCAATACTTAGAGGGGCCAAATGCAGGTACAAATGCGCCGGCAATTGATGCTGCTCTAGATGCAACGATAACTGGACAGGCTATTCCAAAATGGTTTGGTGGCTTAGATAATAACTTTCGTTATAAAGCTTTCGATTTAACTTTAGGTTTAACGTTCTCCGGAGGTAACAAGGTTTATTATGGCTCTTTAGCAGGGCTTCGCGATCAACGTTTCTGGAACAATGAAGCAGGTATGATGAACAGGTGGACTACGCCTGGTCAGATTACCGATATTCCTAGGGTTGTTTATGGGGATAATGTATCAAATGGTTCGGCCTTTGCACAGTCGCAGAATGTATTTTCTGGTAACTTCTTAAAAGTTCGTAATCTGGCAATAGGTTATACTTTGCCAAAATCACTTTTGAATAAATACGGGATTTCTAATGTAAGGGTTTATGCACAATCAAGTAATCTTTGGATTATTTCTGATTATCCAGGACCAGATCCCGAGGTTTCTGTTAACGGAAACTCTACGGCAGCTGGTAACAGTGGTAGTTTAGCGCCAGGGGTAGATCGAAACTCAGTTCCATCTGCAAGAACATTTACGTTTGGTATCAATGTTGGATTTTAA
- a CDS encoding lipid-binding protein: MMKKYFYILTLFVLSISACKKDEPVGGTAVQDLSGEWWVQIDGTGDYYGISTYNTADNSSTQMWLNFTNFWGSSTQTVFGKVNINLDSKTFTGQNVINAGTYDGGIKFTVTNGKVTPNGAVGPSSKATTDAIALDVEFSDDPGTVYHLKGYHRTKFVGDDH, from the coding sequence ATGATGAAAAAATATTTTTATATACTAACCCTTTTTGTACTAAGCATATCTGCTTGTAAAAAGGACGAACCTGTTGGTGGTACAGCAGTACAAGATCTGTCTGGCGAATGGTGGGTGCAGATTGATGGAACCGGAGATTATTATGGCATATCCACTTATAATACTGCCGATAACTCATCAACACAGATGTGGTTAAATTTCACAAATTTTTGGGGCAGTTCGACCCAAACTGTTTTTGGGAAAGTGAATATAAACTTAGATAGTAAAACCTTTACCGGACAGAATGTTATTAATGCGGGTACCTATGATGGTGGAATAAAATTTACGGTAACCAACGGAAAAGTAACGCCAAATGGAGCCGTAGGGCCATCATCTAAAGCAACAACTGATGCTATCGCATTGGATGTTGAATTTTCGGATGATCCAGGAACGGTTTATCACCTTAAGGGTTACCACCGCACAAAGTTTGTTGGAGACGATCATTAA
- a CDS encoding immunoglobulin-like domain-containing protein produces the protein MKRYLTIIILGVISMTYSSCKKESFDYPEGYVGISKITVFPIITMKGDKYVAVAKGATYTDAGATAAAGTSNIEVKVTGLPNTANAGVYLITYAATNTDGFSATTTRSVVVYDTKADALANDFSGDYLRAATGAISKWTKLAPGAYLVNNPGGAPTGTAVNVIAINPTGSVIDIPQQNTDSGPWGSNTESKNLVSGNYSWAVENPGYGTAVRTFVKQ, from the coding sequence ATGAAAAGATATTTAACAATAATCATATTGGGGGTTATAAGCATGACTTATAGCTCTTGCAAAAAAGAGTCCTTTGATTATCCGGAAGGTTATGTAGGTATTTCTAAAATAACGGTGTTCCCAATAATTACCATGAAAGGTGATAAATATGTAGCAGTAGCAAAAGGTGCAACCTATACTGATGCAGGCGCAACAGCTGCGGCAGGTACAAGCAACATCGAAGTGAAAGTTACGGGATTACCAAATACAGCTAATGCAGGTGTATATTTAATTACCTATGCGGCTACAAATACCGATGGTTTTTCGGCCACAACAACCAGATCGGTTGTGGTTTACGATACCAAAGCCGATGCTTTAGCTAACGATTTTTCAGGGGATTATTTAAGAGCTGCTACAGGAGCCATTTCAAAATGGACCAAATTAGCACCTGGCGCCTACCTGGTGAATAATCCAGGCGGTGCACCAACTGGCACAGCCGTTAATGTAATTGCAATAAACCCCACAGGCAGCGTAATTGATATTCCACAACAAAATACCGATAGCGGTCCCTGGGGATCAAATACAGAAAGTAAAAATTTAGTTTCTGGCAATTATTCCTGGGCAGTAGAGAATCCAGGTTATGGTACGGCAGTTAGAACCTTTGTTAAACAATAA
- a CDS encoding RagB/SusD family nutrient uptake outer membrane protein produces MKININNKIKYLFIAAPLLFTTSCKKDFLNTAPKTSLPTEEAFSSPDRILSELRGVYAGVKSGNFYGGRYLIYNDIRGEDFIVNKPNGVTNLETWRFNVTSNTSEVTGLWGAMYAAINRANLVMEGINANAALLTPAVAKQYIAEAKVMRALSYYSLLQLYAKPYITDNGSSLGVPLRLRAEKDLTGNDLKRSTVAEVYAQILKDLDEAEPDLALTLVATRASRNTAIALKTRVYLSMGNLPLVVTEANKIVSATAPFVASTGVANKLETNIATVFGGSYIGPEALLTFPMSDLDAPGTQNQLAYYYNIESAGGNQEYYLNTAGIFGNAAFAAASVDARKTLTSAVGANTYLTKFKKPSPYTDYVPVIRYAEVLLNLAEATVVSDPVRSISLLTAVRQRSNPTYVFPATDLLPANLKNTILTERRIELLGEGFRSPDVMRLGAGFVAKSGPQGTAPAIPFNTAGYIWPISATEIQNNKLAVPN; encoded by the coding sequence ATGAAGATTAATATAAATAATAAAATAAAATACCTTTTTATAGCTGCGCCATTGCTGTTTACTACTTCGTGTAAAAAGGATTTCTTAAATACAGCTCCAAAAACCTCATTGCCAACTGAAGAGGCTTTTTCTAGCCCTGATCGTATCCTTTCTGAACTTCGTGGTGTTTATGCCGGAGTTAAGAGCGGTAACTTTTATGGCGGCCGCTACCTTATTTATAACGATATTAGGGGAGAAGATTTTATCGTAAACAAGCCAAATGGGGTAACCAATTTAGAAACATGGAGATTTAACGTAACCTCAAATACAAGCGAGGTTACAGGTTTATGGGGGGCGATGTATGCCGCTATTAATAGGGCAAATCTGGTAATGGAAGGGATTAATGCTAATGCAGCTTTACTTACTCCAGCAGTGGCAAAACAGTACATTGCTGAGGCTAAAGTAATGCGTGCGCTTTCTTACTACAGTTTATTGCAGCTTTATGCCAAACCTTACATTACAGATAATGGATCTAGTTTAGGTGTGCCATTAAGACTTAGGGCTGAAAAAGATTTAACTGGCAACGATTTAAAAAGAAGCACCGTAGCAGAGGTATATGCCCAAATTTTAAAAGATTTAGATGAAGCTGAACCAGACCTGGCTTTGACATTAGTTGCAACCAGAGCGTCTAGAAATACAGCAATTGCATTAAAAACCAGGGTATATCTATCAATGGGTAATTTGCCATTAGTTGTAACTGAAGCCAATAAAATTGTTAGTGCTACAGCTCCTTTTGTCGCATCAACCGGTGTAGCCAACAAATTAGAAACCAATATTGCAACGGTATTTGGTGGAAGTTATATTGGACCTGAAGCCCTTTTAACTTTTCCTATGTCTGATCTTGATGCACCTGGAACACAAAACCAATTGGCTTATTATTATAATATTGAAAGTGCCGGTGGTAATCAGGAATATTACTTGAATACTGCAGGGATATTTGGTAATGCTGCATTTGCCGCAGCATCAGTTGATGCCAGGAAGACACTTACCAGCGCAGTGGGCGCAAACACCTATTTAACTAAGTTTAAAAAACCATCGCCATATACTGATTACGTCCCGGTAATTAGATATGCAGAGGTATTACTAAACCTGGCGGAGGCGACCGTAGTTTCTGATCCGGTACGTTCTATTTCACTGTTAACAGCTGTTAGGCAACGTTCAAATCCAACATATGTGTTTCCTGCGACCGATTTATTACCTGCTAACTTAAAAAATACCATCCTTACCGAAAGAAGAATTGAGCTTTTGGGTGAAGGTTTCAGATCTCCGGATGTGATGAGGTTAGGTGCGGGTTTCGTAGCAAAAAGTGGTCCTCAAGGTACTGCTCCAGCTATTCCATTCAATACTGCTGGTTATATCTGGCCAATTTCTGCAACCGAGATTCAAAATAATAAGTTGGCCGTTCCGAATTAA
- a CDS encoding SusD/RagB family nutrient-binding outer membrane lipoprotein, whose amino-acid sequence MKTKIQKSKYTLLLILLVGILGISGCKKFLDINANPNNPDTAEPSLLLPTVEAAVGQIVGNSFQVYGGMWSQYWTQSPNSSQYKTIDQYNLANTAFDRPWLTLYRNALINCNLIINSKGSSLEYMKGMAYILKAYSYQLTTDAFGDVPLSQALNPSLYGSPKYDSQALVYDSIFNYIDKGVALLKVSSTSPGAQDIIFQGDIPSWQAFANTLKLRAYLRIVKADPAKAEAGIRALYATNPTFLAKDAAIKYSSIGGNENPLYNEMLALGKVQNLVASSTAVNAFTRNSDKRLPKFYDLVDGQTTLNSIVQGSFAASGVAKVVSIPSTLTGGNAANSGSATAPVKLISASESAFLQAEAVARNYASGTVSNLLTTGVRASFVATGLTANDADAYFAAAPDGQAALSAATTSEALVKVIITQKYYAMCGTQGFEAWSEYRRTGYPDFLITSVGSNIGAGRTPLRLLYSSAESTSNLNFPGNIVIYTPVWWDK is encoded by the coding sequence ATGAAAACGAAAATACAAAAATCAAAATATACGCTTTTGCTGATATTACTTGTTGGCATACTGGGTATATCAGGATGTAAGAAATTTTTGGATATCAATGCAAATCCAAATAACCCGGATACTGCGGAACCATCTTTATTGCTTCCAACTGTAGAGGCTGCAGTAGGGCAGATTGTTGGTAACAGTTTCCAGGTTTATGGAGGTATGTGGAGCCAATACTGGACACAGAGTCCAAACAGTTCACAGTATAAAACAATTGATCAGTATAACCTGGCCAATACTGCATTTGACAGACCTTGGTTAACACTATATCGGAATGCATTAATTAACTGTAATCTGATTATTAACAGTAAAGGTTCAAGCTTAGAATACATGAAAGGCATGGCTTACATCCTTAAAGCTTATTCTTACCAGCTTACCACTGATGCTTTTGGCGATGTGCCGCTATCTCAGGCTTTAAATCCTAGCCTTTATGGTTCGCCAAAATATGATTCACAAGCGCTTGTGTATGATAGTATCTTCAATTATATCGATAAAGGTGTTGCTTTATTAAAGGTTTCATCAACTTCTCCAGGTGCACAAGATATTATTTTCCAAGGAGATATTCCAAGCTGGCAAGCGTTTGCCAACACGCTAAAACTTAGGGCATACCTTAGAATTGTAAAAGCTGATCCAGCAAAAGCTGAGGCAGGAATAAGAGCGTTATATGCTACCAATCCAACGTTTTTAGCTAAGGATGCAGCAATTAAATACTCTAGTATTGGTGGTAATGAAAATCCACTTTACAATGAAATGTTAGCTTTAGGTAAAGTTCAGAATTTAGTAGCCAGTTCAACTGCAGTAAATGCGTTTACCAGAAACTCCGATAAAAGGTTACCAAAGTTTTATGATCTGGTTGATGGACAAACCACTTTGAACTCTATAGTACAAGGTAGCTTTGCTGCATCTGGTGTTGCTAAAGTTGTTTCTATTCCCTCTACCTTAACTGGTGGTAACGCAGCGAACAGTGGCTCTGCAACTGCTCCTGTAAAATTGATTTCTGCATCTGAGTCAGCATTTTTGCAAGCAGAAGCAGTAGCTAGAAATTATGCAAGTGGTACGGTTTCTAATTTATTAACAACTGGAGTAAGAGCGAGTTTCGTTGCCACAGGATTGACAGCTAATGATGCTGACGCATATTTTGCAGCTGCACCAGATGGTCAGGCGGCACTAAGTGCAGCAACAACTTCTGAGGCTTTAGTGAAAGTTATTATTACCCAGAAATATTATGCAATGTGCGGAACACAAGGCTTTGAGGCTTGGTCAGAATATAGAAGAACAGGATACCCAGATTTTCTTATTACCTCTGTTGGTTCAAATATTGGCGCAGGTAGAACACCTTTAAGGTTGCTTTATTCAAGTGCAGAATCAACTTCAAATCTAAACTTCCCAGGAAATATTGTGATTTATACACCAGTTTGGTGGGATAAATAA